In one Corallococcus sp. EGB genomic region, the following are encoded:
- a CDS encoding glycerophosphodiester phosphodiesterase family protein produces MLLLAHRGASADAPENTLEAFAQAVRQGADGVELDAMVCGSGEVVVCHDERLDRLAGQPWEVRTTPWWKLSRADVGTPLGFAPARIPLLEAVLDALPEHFLVNIELKCDRFDDGGLAEGVARLVRERDLAGRVVVSSFNPLCLFRLAAAAPTLRRGFLIDPDKPWALQAYALSPLVSSHSVHPFHEACTPERVAAWNDAGLRVAAWTVDDPQRARELRDLGVSYLITNRPGLVREALR; encoded by the coding sequence ATGCTCCTGCTCGCTCACCGTGGTGCCAGCGCCGACGCCCCCGAGAACACCCTGGAGGCCTTCGCGCAGGCCGTGCGCCAGGGCGCGGACGGCGTGGAGCTGGACGCCATGGTGTGCGGCTCCGGGGAGGTGGTGGTGTGCCACGACGAGCGCCTGGACCGCCTCGCGGGGCAGCCGTGGGAGGTGCGCACCACGCCGTGGTGGAAGCTCTCCCGCGCGGACGTGGGCACGCCCCTGGGCTTCGCCCCCGCGCGCATCCCGCTGCTGGAGGCGGTGCTGGACGCGCTGCCGGAGCACTTCCTCGTCAACATCGAGCTCAAGTGCGACCGCTTCGACGACGGCGGCCTGGCGGAGGGCGTGGCCCGGCTGGTGCGCGAGCGGGACCTGGCGGGCCGCGTGGTGGTGTCCAGCTTCAACCCGCTGTGCCTCTTCCGGCTGGCGGCGGCGGCGCCCACGCTGCGCCGGGGCTTCCTCATCGACCCGGACAAGCCCTGGGCGCTGCAGGCGTACGCGCTGAGCCCGCTGGTGTCGTCGCACTCGGTGCACCCGTTCCACGAGGCGTGCACGCCGGAGCGGGTGGCCGCGTGGAACGACGCCGGGCTGCGCGTGGCGGCGTGGACGGTGGATGACCCCCAGCGCGCCCGCGAGCTGCGGGACCTGGGGGTGTCCTACCTCATCACCAACCGCCCGGGCCTCGTGCGCGAGGCCCTGCGCTGA
- a CDS encoding polyhydroxyalkanoate synthesis regulator DNA-binding domain-containing protein: protein MSEAEQANAPSNSKEPKIIKRYTNRKLYDTVESRYVTLDEIAAMIKEGTEVRIVDNRTKEDLTSVTLAQIIFEEEKKKNQMPLSVLREIIRHPGESISGFIQKEVTPRVASIREEAEQRLDKLLRREDGSPQEGAPEASPAPAAQAEANTASLNPAELLKASQRAFEDFQRRIDERVKQVVENLTGNLPALGRDMQALTQRLEELEKKLDAVEKGDKKDA from the coding sequence ATGAGCGAGGCCGAGCAAGCAAACGCTCCCAGCAACTCCAAGGAGCCGAAGATCATCAAGCGCTACACGAACCGGAAGCTCTACGACACCGTGGAGAGCCGGTACGTCACGCTCGATGAGATCGCCGCGATGATCAAGGAGGGCACCGAGGTGCGGATTGTCGACAACCGCACGAAGGAAGACCTGACCTCCGTCACCCTCGCGCAGATCATCTTCGAGGAGGAGAAGAAGAAGAACCAGATGCCGCTGTCGGTGCTGCGGGAGATCATCCGCCACCCCGGCGAGTCCATCTCCGGGTTCATCCAGAAGGAGGTCACCCCGCGCGTGGCCTCCATCCGCGAGGAGGCCGAGCAGCGGCTGGACAAGCTGCTGCGCCGCGAGGACGGCAGCCCGCAGGAGGGCGCTCCGGAAGCCAGCCCCGCGCCCGCGGCGCAGGCCGAAGCCAACACCGCGAGCCTCAACCCGGCGGAGCTGCTCAAGGCCAGCCAGCGCGCCTTCGAGGACTTCCAGCGCCGCATCGACGAGCGCGTGAAGCAGGTCGTGGAGAACCTCACCGGCAACCTCCCCGCCCTGGGCCGCGACATGCAGGCGCTCACGCAGCGGCTGGAGGAGCTGGAGAAGAAGCTCGACGCCGTGGAGAAGGGCGACAAGAAGGACGCCTGA
- a CDS encoding ParA family protein produces MRRIAFINEKGGTCKTTLAVNTAAWLALEQRRRVLLVDLDTQGHAGKSLGVDVRTLPRNVFHLLTDAAVSLPSVVRPTGVRGLDVVPAYKEMADFPVVVAQDPRRAHRLADRMREAEAAGYDVVLFDAPPSMGLTTRNILVAASEVVVPVALTYLALDGCAELAETVRQVGEAEGRQDLRVTKVVPTLYRKTALATAILERLRAYFPDALAATPLGYSVKVDEAQSHGKTIWEYAPQSPGARMLAAIAAEIDGGAPPGKRKRARSQVA; encoded by the coding sequence ATGCGGCGCATCGCGTTCATCAACGAGAAGGGCGGCACCTGCAAGACGACGCTCGCGGTGAACACCGCCGCGTGGCTCGCGCTGGAGCAGCGCCGCCGCGTGCTGCTGGTGGACCTGGACACGCAGGGCCACGCGGGCAAGTCGTTGGGCGTGGACGTGCGTACGCTGCCGCGCAATGTCTTCCACCTGCTCACCGACGCGGCCGTGTCCCTGCCTTCCGTGGTGCGCCCGACGGGCGTGCGCGGGCTGGACGTGGTGCCCGCGTACAAGGAGATGGCGGACTTCCCGGTGGTGGTGGCGCAGGACCCGCGGCGCGCGCACCGGCTGGCGGACCGCATGCGCGAGGCGGAGGCCGCGGGCTACGACGTGGTGCTCTTCGACGCGCCTCCGTCCATGGGGCTCACCACGCGCAACATCCTGGTGGCCGCTTCAGAAGTGGTGGTGCCGGTGGCGCTGACGTACCTGGCGCTGGACGGGTGCGCGGAGCTGGCGGAGACGGTGCGCCAGGTGGGCGAGGCGGAAGGGCGCCAGGACCTGCGCGTCACCAAGGTGGTGCCCACGCTGTACCGCAAGACGGCGCTGGCCACGGCCATCCTGGAGCGCCTGCGCGCGTACTTCCCCGACGCGCTCGCCGCCACGCCGCTGGGCTACAGCGTCAAGGTGGACGAGGCGCAGAGCCACGGGAAGACCATCTGGGAGTACGCCCCCCAGAGCCCGGGGGCGCGGATGCTCGCGGCCATCGCGGCGGAGATTGACGGCGGGGCCCCTCCGGGGAAGCGCAAGCGGGCCCGGTCGCAGGTGGCCTGA
- a CDS encoding ArsA family ATPase has translation MAGLLDKRLWIVSGKGGVGKTTVAAALALASVRAGRRTLVCEVNTQERVSRLLERPEAGPEVKLLEENLWAVDVRPQEAMREYGLMVLRFETLYKTVFENRLVRYFLRFIPSLQELVLLGKILFHLQEKLPDGRWKYDTLVLDAPATGHAISFLSVPQVLLQTVPPGPMTREALKMRDLLVDPTVTAAVLVALPEEMPVNEALELHAALKDRVHIRTHAAVLNQAFPQRFTEADLEALAGHPELKRVAQAHHDRASQAVLAGTKLERNLHAPVYTVPRLFVPSFGREAVETVMGHLNALVTGGTGA, from the coding sequence ATGGCCGGACTGCTCGACAAACGCCTGTGGATCGTCTCTGGCAAGGGGGGCGTCGGGAAGACGACCGTCGCCGCCGCCCTGGCCCTGGCCTCGGTGCGCGCCGGCCGGCGCACCCTGGTGTGTGAAGTGAACACCCAGGAGCGCGTCAGCCGCCTCCTGGAGCGGCCCGAAGCGGGCCCGGAGGTGAAGCTCCTGGAGGAGAACCTCTGGGCGGTGGACGTGCGCCCCCAGGAGGCCATGCGCGAGTACGGCCTGATGGTCCTGCGCTTCGAGACCCTCTACAAGACGGTCTTCGAGAACCGGCTGGTGCGCTACTTCCTGCGCTTCATCCCGTCGCTCCAGGAGCTGGTGCTCCTGGGGAAGATCCTCTTCCACCTCCAGGAGAAGCTGCCGGACGGCCGCTGGAAGTACGACACGCTGGTGCTGGACGCGCCCGCCACCGGCCACGCCATCTCGTTCCTGAGCGTGCCGCAGGTGCTCCTGCAGACGGTGCCGCCGGGCCCCATGACGCGCGAGGCCTTGAAGATGCGAGACCTCCTGGTGGACCCCACCGTCACCGCCGCGGTGCTGGTGGCGCTGCCGGAGGAGATGCCGGTGAACGAGGCGCTGGAGCTGCACGCCGCGCTGAAGGACCGGGTGCACATCCGCACGCACGCGGCGGTGCTCAACCAGGCCTTCCCCCAGCGCTTCACGGAGGCGGACCTGGAGGCGCTCGCGGGGCACCCGGAGCTCAAGCGCGTGGCCCAGGCGCACCATGACCGCGCGTCGCAGGCGGTGCTCGCGGGCACGAAGCTGGAGCGCAACCTCCACGCGCCGGTGTACACGGTGCCCAGGTTGTTCGTGCCGAGCTTCGGACGGGAAGCGGTGGAGACGGTGATGGGGCACCTCAACGCGTTGGTGACCGGAGGCACGGGAGCATGA
- a CDS encoding twin-arginine translocase TatA/TatE family subunit: MLGLGEIIVLGFILLVVFSAARMGQLGNAVGKFVYSFRKASRGEDLVDVKHLPHSRRGHTDADFTETPKDRRS; encoded by the coding sequence ATGCTGGGCCTCGGAGAGATCATCGTCCTCGGCTTCATCCTGCTGGTGGTCTTCTCGGCCGCCCGGATGGGGCAGCTGGGCAACGCGGTGGGCAAGTTCGTCTACTCGTTCCGCAAGGCGTCCCGCGGCGAGGACCTGGTGGACGTGAAGCACCTGCCCCACTCGCGCCGGGGCCACACCGACGCGGACTTCACGGAAACGCCCAAGGACCGGCGCTCCTAG